One segment of Polaribacter huanghezhanensis DNA contains the following:
- the dprA gene encoding DNA-processing protein DprA: MKKEKLLAILRLQNTKSVGDISAKKLIVATGDVRQIFKEKPTTLLKINGIGTHVVNQLFDNQHKILAEEELDYIQQNNIVTSYFLDDDYPKNLQQCIDAPILFFKDGNINLQNERIISIVGTRNMTPYGSSFCKELIKDLTTYNPIIVSGFAYGVDICAHKEAVKNKLQTIAVLAHGFEQIYPKTHKKYINQVNENGGFITEFWHDEDPLRKHFLQRNRIVAGISQATIIIESAEKGGSLVTADIANSYDRDVFAVPGRTTDLYSKGCNQLIKNHKAALLTSAEDVAKMLNWDLDSKQKKTKTIQKQLFVELNTNEQKVYDYLLKNGKQFLDIIAIECNIPIYKLAPLLLQLEMKGVVQPLPGKLFEV, encoded by the coding sequence TTGAAAAAAGAAAAATTACTAGCCATTTTGCGTCTGCAAAATACAAAATCTGTGGGCGATATTTCAGCAAAAAAGCTCATTGTCGCCACCGGAGATGTTCGTCAGATTTTTAAAGAAAAGCCAACTACTTTATTAAAAATCAACGGAATTGGAACACATGTCGTCAATCAATTATTTGATAATCAGCACAAAATTCTTGCCGAAGAAGAACTCGATTATATTCAGCAGAATAATATTGTAACTTCGTATTTTTTAGATGATGATTATCCAAAAAACCTACAACAATGTATTGATGCACCCATTTTATTTTTTAAAGACGGAAATATCAACCTACAAAACGAGCGAATCATTAGTATTGTTGGCACCAGAAATATGACGCCTTATGGAAGTAGTTTTTGTAAAGAATTGATTAAAGATTTAACAACATACAATCCAATTATTGTAAGTGGTTTTGCGTACGGAGTTGATATTTGTGCGCATAAAGAAGCAGTCAAAAACAAACTACAAACCATTGCCGTTTTAGCACATGGATTTGAACAAATTTACCCAAAAACACATAAAAAGTACATCAATCAAGTGAATGAAAATGGCGGATTTATCACAGAATTTTGGCATGATGAAGATCCGTTAAGAAAACATTTTTTACAGCGAAATAGAATTGTAGCGGGAATTTCTCAGGCAACAATTATCATAGAATCTGCAGAAAAAGGCGGCTCTTTGGTAACTGCGGATATCGCTAATTCATATGATAGAGACGTGTTTGCTGTTCCTGGAAGAACAACAGATTTGTATAGCAAAGGATGTAATCAATTGATAAAAAACCACAAAGCAGCGCTGTTAACATCCGCGGAAGATGTTGCAAAAATGTTGAATTGGGATCTTGATTCAAAACAGAAAAAAACAAAAACCATTCAAAAACAATTGTTTGTTGAGCTGAATACGAACGAACAAAAAGTGTACGATTATTTGCTTAAAAACGGCAAACAATTCTTAGATATTATTGCCATAGAATGCAATATTCCTATTTACAAATTAGCACCTTTATTATTACAATTAGAAATGAAAGGCGTTGTACAACCTTTGCCAGGAAAATTGTTTGAAGTGTAG